The following coding sequences lie in one Lemur catta isolate mLemCat1 chromosome 11, mLemCat1.pri, whole genome shotgun sequence genomic window:
- the TAS2R5 gene encoding LOW QUALITY PROTEIN: taste receptor type 2 member 5 (The sequence of the model RefSeq protein was modified relative to this genomic sequence to represent the inferred CDS: inserted 2 bases in 2 codons; substituted 1 base at 1 genomic stop codon) → MLTAGLGLLMLVAVAEFLIGLLGNGVLVMWSFGEXVRKSKVTSYNLIVLGLAGCRFLLQWLIMLGLSLFSLFQSSHWLHYLSVFWVLVSQASLWFATFLSVLYCKKITTFEHSVYXWLKQKAYTLSLWCFLGYLMIDLLLIVQICLKPYSFSQGNSSNLYPFSSWHCFYIFQFGAGNWLPFMVLLVSSGILIVXLYRHHRKMKVHTAGRRDTRSKAHITALKSLSCFIILHLVYTVAVPFSIASRFPPADLSGVFISEIFMTAYPSLHSLILIVKIPRVKQTCQRILWKTVCSWRSWGP, encoded by the exons ATGCTGACTGCTGGCCTAGGACTGCTGATGCTGGTAGCAGTGGCTGAATTTCTTATTGGCCTGCTTGGAAATGGAGTCCTTGTGATGTGGAGTTTTGGAGAATAGGTCCGAAAATCCAAGGTGACCTCATACAACCTCATTGTCCTGGGCCTGGCTGGCTGCAGGTTTCTCCTGCAGTGGCTCATCATGTTGGGGTTAAGCCTGTTTTCACTTTTCCAGAGCAGCCATTGGCTTCACTATCTCAGTGTCTTCTGGGTCCTGGTAAGCCAGGCCAGCCTGTGGTTTGCCACCTTCCTCAGTGTCCTCTATTGCAAGAAGATCACAACCTTTGAACACTCTGTCT TGTGGCTGAAACAGAAGGCCTATACCCTGAGTCTCTGGTGTTTTCTCGGGTACTTGATGATTGATTTGTTACTTATAGTCCAAATTTGCTTAAAGCCCTACAGTTTTTCCCAAGGAAACAGCAGCAATCTGTACCCCTTTTCAAGCTGGcactgtttttatatatttcagtttgGTGCAGGAAATTGGTTGCCTTTCATGGTGCTTCTTGTTTCCTCTGGGATACTGATTG TCTTGTATAGACACCACAGGAAGATGAAGGTCCACACAGCTGGTAGGAGGGACACTCGGTCTAAGGCTCACATCACTGCCTTGAAGTCCTTAAGCTGCTTCATTATACTTCACCTGGTTTATACCGTGGCTGTTCCCTTCTCTATCGCCTCTAGGTTTCCTCCTGCTGATCTCTCTGGTGTCTTCATCTCTGAGATATTTATGACTGCCTATCCGTCTCTTCATTCTCTCATATTGATCGTGAAGATTCCCAGGGTGAAGCAGACTTGTCAGAGAATCCTGTGGAAGACAGTGTGTAGTTGGAGATCCTGGGGCCCATGA
- the TAS2R4 gene encoding taste receptor type 2 member 4, with protein MLQVFYFSAIILSVIFTIVGIITSLFITVVNYKTWVKSHRISSSDRILFSLSITRVLMLGLFLLNITWFFSSHGKRSDFVSVFFMFSWMFLDSSSLWFVTLLNSLYCVKITNFQHAVFLLLKRNISPKISKLLLACVLISAFTSLLYGVLSHTSRFSELVASRNGTLFDEGILSLVTSLVLSSFLQLIINVTSASLLIHSLRRHIQNMQRNATGFWDPHSEAHVGAMKLMIYFLILYIPCCVANLVHYLPFNAGLDVGTKSICMIFANLYSPGHSILIIITHPKLKTKAKKILCFNK; from the coding sequence ATGCTTCAGGTATTCTATTTCTCTGCTATTATTCTCTCAGTTATTTTTACTATTGTAGGAATCATTACAAGTCTATTTATTACAGTGGTCAATTACAAAACATGGGTCAAGAGCCACAGAATCTCCTCTTCTGATAGGATCCTGTTCAGCTTGAGCATcaccagagttcttatgctgggaTTGTTTCTACTGAATATTACATGGTTCTTCTCTTCACATGGTAAAAGGTCAGACTTCGTGTctgttttttttatgttttcttggaTGTTTTTGGATTCTAGCAGTCTCTGGTTTGTGACTTTGCTCAACAGCTTGTATTGTGTGAAGATTACTAACTTCCAACATGCAGTGTTTCTCTTGCTGAAACGAAATATCTCCCCAAAGATCTCCAAGTTGCTGCTGGCCTGTGTGCTGATTTCTGCCTTCACCAGTCTCCTGTATGGTGTGCTCAGCCATACATCACGTTTTTCTGAACTTGTGGCTAGTAGAAATGGCACATTATTTGATGAAGGCATCTTGTCTTTGGTGACCTCTTTGGTCTTGAGCTCATTTCTCCAGCTGATTATTAATGTGACTTCTGCTTCCTTGTTAATCCATTCCTTGAggagacatatacagaacatgcAGAGAAATGCCACTGGCTTTTGGGATCCCCATTCTGAAGCTCATGTAGGTGCTATGAAGCTGATGATCTATTTCCTCATCCTCTACATTCCATGTTGTGTTGCTAACCTGGTCCATTATCTCCCTTTTAATGCAGGGTTGGATGTGGGGACCAAATCCATTTGTATGATTTTTGCCAACCTTTACTCTCCAGGACATTCTATTCTCATTATTATCACACATCctaaactgaaaacaaaagcaaagaagatTCTTTGTTTCAACAAATAG
- the TAS2R3 gene encoding taste receptor type 2 member 3, with protein sequence MLGFAEGMFLVMAVTELILGLLGNVFIGLVNGSSWFKNKRISLFDFIITILALLSIVLLWILFTDSLLLVSSSKVRDSEIVMQIIDIFWTFTNSLNIWLATCLGVLYCLKIASFSHSTFLWLKWRVSRVVVWMMLGALLLTCGSTMSLFNEFKINSALRGINGTGNVTEHFRKKKNEYYLMHVLGTLWNLPPLIVSLASYLLLLLSLGRHTRQMQQNGTSSRDPSTEAHKRAIKIILSLFFLFVFYFLAFLLASASHFLPNNKVTVMICEIIVMFYPAAHSFILILGNKKLKQTFVDMLQCESGHLKPGCRGPFSP encoded by the coding sequence ATGTTGGGGTTTGCTGAGGGCATGTTCCTGGTTATGGCTGTTACTGAATTGATTCTGGGACTTCTGGGGAATGTTTTCATTGGGTTGGTCAATGGTAGCAGCTGGTTCAAGAACAAGAGAATCTCTTTGTTTGACTTCATCATCACCATCCTGGCCCTCTTGAGTATTGTTCTGCTGTGGATTCTCTTCACTGATAGTCTTTTATTAGTGTCCTCTTCCAAAGTACGTGATTCAGAGATTGTAATGcaaattattgatattttctgGACATTTACAAACAGTCTGAACATTTGGCTTGCCACCTGTCTCGGTGTCCTTTACTGCCTGAAAATTGCCAGCTTCTCCCACTCTACATTCCTCTGGCTCAAGTGGAGAGTTTCCAGGGTGGTTGTGTGGATGATGTTGGGTGCATTGCTCTTAACCTGTGGTAGTACCATGTCTCTGTTCAATGAATTTAAGATCAATTCTGCACTCAGAGGAATTAATGGAACAGGGAATGTGACTGAAcacttcagaaagaagaaaaatgaatattatcTGATGCATGTTCTTGGGACTCTGTGGAACCTCCCTCCCTTAATTGTGTCCCTGGCCTCCTACCTTCtactcctcctctccctggggaGGCACACGCGGCAGATGCAGCAAAATGGTACAAGCTCCAGAGATCCAAGCACCGAGGCCCACAAGAGGGCCATCAAAATcatcctctcccttttctttctctttgtattttactttcttgCCTTTTTACTTGCATCAGCCAGTCATTTCCTACCAAATAATAAGGTGACTGTAATGATTTGTGAAATAATTGTAATGTTTTATCCTGCTGCCCActcatttattctcattctaGGGAACAAAAAGCTGAAGCAGACATTTGTGGACATGCTCCAGTGTGAGTCTGGTCATCTGAAGCCAGGGTGCAGGGGACCTTTTTCCCCATAG